Proteins from one Telopea speciosissima isolate NSW1024214 ecotype Mountain lineage chromosome 1, Tspe_v1, whole genome shotgun sequence genomic window:
- the LOC122665380 gene encoding F-box/kelch-repeat protein At3g61590-like: MEEETSWITNRFDDIGREFTYISKFEILPEISDEGSNLNTLVPIDFILPDDLLERIFAYLPIVSIFRAGSVCKRWYELVNSRSLSVLSQKPWYFMFTSSDEPTGYAYDPILRKWYSLELPRIETSNWFIASSCGLVCFMDNDSRSQLFVCNPITKEYKSLDEPPGLKYSDYSALAISVDRISNSYIVTIAKSKQVPGNFLQWDLSVDVYRSETMTWMTSATEQLTGWRGGDESVICDGVLYFLSYSTRGGMGWHDRHGLIMHDLSSRSSHGKLMHIPVPYSLTCGRLMNLKDKLVMVGGIGKLDRPDIIKGIGIWILNGEEWQEVSRMPHKFFQGFGEFDDVFASGGTDDLIYIQSYGAPALLVFDMNQKQWKWSQKCPVTKRFPLQLFTGFCFEPRLEVAP; this comes from the coding sequence ATGGAGGAGGAAACATCATGGATCACCAACCGCTTTGATGACATTGGGCGAGAGTTTACATATATTTCAAAGTTTGAGATACTCCCTGAAATCAGTGATGAAGGCAGTAATTTAAACACACTGGTTCCCATAGATTTCATTCTTCCTGATGACTTACTGGAAAGAATTTTTGCCTATCTCCCTATTGTAAGCATCTTTAGAGCAGGTTCTGTATGTAAACGTTGGTATGAGCTTGTAAATTCCAGAAGTTTAAGTGTTTTGTCCCAGAAACCTTGGTACTTTATGTTTACCAGCTCTGATGAACCGACTGGGTATGCTTATGATCCCATCCTACGGAAATGGTACAGTTTGGAGCTCCCCCGCATTGAGACATCTAACTGGTTTATTGCTTCCTCCTGTGGTTTGGTCTGCTTCATGGACAATGATAGTAGAAGCCAGCTATTTGTCTGCAACCCTATTACCAAAGAATATAAGTCGCTTGATGAGCCTCCGGGTTTGAAATACTCTGACTACAGTGCTCTTGCAATCTCAGTTGATAGGATATCTAACAGTTACATTGTTACCATTGCAAAATCTAAGCAAGTTCCTGGCAATTTCCTCCAGTGGGATCTCTCAGTTGATGTCTACAGATCAGAAACAATGACATGGATGACTTCTGCGACAGAGCAGTTGACAGGGTGgagaggaggagatgagagcGTGATTTGTGATGGGGTTTTGTACTTCTTGAGTTACTCTACTAGAGGTGGCATGGGTTGGCATGATCGCCATGGCTTGATTATGCATGATCTTTCTAGCCGATCTTCCCATGGTAAGCTGATGCATATTCCTGTCCCTTACTCTCTGACATGTGGTCGTCTGATGAACCTTAAGGATAAGTTGGTGATGGTGGGTGGGATTGGGAAACTAGACAGACCGGACATAATAAAGGGGATTGGAATTTGGATTCTCAATGGGGAAGAGTGGCAAGAAGTTTCAAGGATGCCCCACAAGTTCTTCCAAGGATTTGGTGAGTTTGATGATGTATTTGCCAGCGGTGGAACTGATGATCTCATATACATACAGAGTTATGGAGCTCCGGCACTTCTTGTGTTTGATATGAACCAGAAGCAATGGAAGTGGTCACAGAAGTGCCCTGTGACAAAGAGATTCCCACTTCAGCTCTTCACTGGTTTTTGTTTCGAACCTAGGCTCGAAGTTGCTCCCTAA
- the LOC122660992 gene encoding uncharacterized protein LOC122660992 has translation METHLLEINLISAQGLKTPSPNLRRLQTYALAWVNPTTKLRTRVDIVGGENPTWNDKFIFRVSPDFLSSDTSAVSVEIYAIGCLKDALIGTVRFLVGNCLSPAVSVSSPDTVVAGVGIPCFIALQIRRPSGRFHGILNLGAMLINGLDLLGLTEFSAIGYRDMMGHQHHRHHRRHRHKHQHQHRRREQSNKSSEEQSDSCDNSCADSGDYSDAETSSASSTSTSSTVLQDCNGRRDIAADGNEKDLVDFGGSLCGLGFQRKKNHINMNLAQCCTRWGFGGPLG, from the coding sequence ATGGAAACACATCTCCTGGAGATCAACTTGATCTCTGCTCAGGGCCTCAAGACTCCCTCTCCCAACCTGCGTCGGTTGCAGACGTATGCATTGGCGTGGGTGAACCCAACCACCAAGCTCCGCACTCGTGTCGACATTGTAGGCGGTGAAAACCCTACCTGGAATGATAAATTCATCTTCAGAGTCTCCCCGGACTTTCTCTCCAGCGATACCTCGGCCGTTTCCGTTGAGATCTACGCCATCGGCTGCCTCAAAGATGCCCTCATCGGCACTGTTAGGTTCTTGGTCGGAAACTGCCTCTCCCCTGCAGTTTCAGTTTCTTCCCCTGACACAGTCGTCGCCGGCGTCGGCATTCCTTGCTTCATCGCTCTCCAAATCCGCCGCCCCTCTGGCAGATTTCATGGCATTCTCAACCTTGGAGCCATGTTGATCAACGGCTTAGACCTCCTCGGCTTGACGGAATTCTCGGCGATTGGGTACCGTGACATGATGGGCCATCAACACCACCGGCACCACCGACGCCACCGACACaaacaccaacaccaacaccgCAGGCGGGAGCAATCGAACAAGAGCAGTGAGGAACAGTCCGATTCTTGCGATAATTCGTGTGCAGACTCCGGTGATTATTCCGACGCTGAAACGTCTTCGGCTTCGTCTACGTCGACCTCATCGACGGTTCTGCAAGATTGTAATGGAAGAAGAGACATTGCTGCGGATGGGAACGAAAAAGATTTGGTGGACTTTGGAGGATCGCTTTGCGGGTTAGGGTTTCAGCGGAAGAAGAATCATATTAATATGAATCTAGCGCAATGCTGCACGCGTTGGGGTTTCGGTGGACCTCTCGGCTGA